The Apium graveolens cultivar Ventura chromosome 11, ASM990537v1, whole genome shotgun sequence genome has a window encoding:
- the LOC141695390 gene encoding mediator of RNA polymerase II transcription subunit 11-like: MTSTHAYWNNDIQMTLRGKIKSACDYRPFEKCDYIARVSNEICSKKLEYLTAQLDNMK, translated from the exons ATGACAAGTACTCATGCTTATTGGAATAAT GACATCCAAATGACATTGCGGGGAAAAATTAAAAGTGCATGTGATTATCGTCCATTCGAAAAGTGTGACTACATAGCCAGAGTTTCTAATGAGATATGCTCCAAAAAACTAGAATACCTCACAGCACAGTTGGACAATATGAAATAA